The following coding sequences lie in one Methyloterricola oryzae genomic window:
- the fdhE gene encoding formate dehydrogenase accessory protein FdhE, with protein MELPFVIPPNPRQIFRERSERLRQLSQTNPALSGYLGLMADLTGIQHELYEATVTEGFPAALNRAPALDIETWRPGANWHESFRQIAARMVARSPAADGLAGIGRNDEAEWDDWADGLLAADLERIDAGLAPFVAAALQLHWTLAAAALDATHLNAGAATHHCPACGFLPVASVLQTGGDVQGLRYLVCGLCGSQWNRPRIHCIQCGSSQHVAYFGIEGGGEAVKAEACGGCKTYVKSMNREKDNGLDPFADDLASLSLDLLMAEDGYQRLGFNPLLIPG; from the coding sequence ATGGAATTGCCTTTCGTCATCCCCCCAAACCCGAGACAGATTTTCCGTGAACGCTCGGAACGGCTGCGTCAACTGTCTCAAACCAACCCCGCGCTCTCCGGCTATCTCGGACTGATGGCCGACCTGACCGGGATTCAACATGAGCTTTACGAGGCGACAGTAACGGAAGGATTTCCGGCCGCTCTGAACCGAGCGCCCGCGCTGGATATCGAGACGTGGCGGCCGGGAGCGAACTGGCATGAGTCATTCCGCCAGATCGCGGCGCGGATGGTCGCGCGCAGCCCGGCTGCCGATGGGCTCGCCGGCATCGGCAGAAACGATGAAGCCGAGTGGGATGACTGGGCCGATGGACTGCTGGCCGCCGATCTCGAACGGATCGATGCCGGGCTCGCGCCATTCGTGGCCGCCGCCCTGCAACTGCATTGGACCTTGGCGGCCGCGGCGTTGGATGCGACGCATCTCAATGCTGGCGCCGCGACCCATCACTGCCCGGCGTGTGGCTTCCTGCCCGTGGCTTCGGTGCTGCAGACCGGAGGGGACGTGCAAGGCTTGCGCTACCTGGTTTGCGGCCTGTGTGGCAGCCAATGGAACCGGCCGCGCATCCATTGCATTCAGTGCGGTTCCAGCCAGCACGTGGCGTATTTCGGCATCGAAGGCGGCGGCGAGGCGGTGAAGGCGGAGGCCTGCGGCGGTTGCAAAACCTATGTGAAGTCCATGAACCGCGAGAAGGACAACGGCCTCGATCCCTTCGCCGACGACCTGGCTAGCCTTTCCCTGGACCTGCTCATGGCCGAGGACGGCTACCAGCGCCTGGGTTTCAACCCGCTCCTGATTCCAGGCTGA